A window from Primulina huaijiensis isolate GDHJ02 chromosome 13, ASM1229523v2, whole genome shotgun sequence encodes these proteins:
- the LOC140991091 gene encoding uncharacterized protein produces MSDLRRNGSVSTLPLPRPKSPPKYPDLYGKRRELAKIQILERDIGFLEEELKAVEGLPPASRSCKEVADFVAANADPLIPITKKISRSRRFWKWLCGGLSCFSISWIFCCCQHCACDLEMPHCPECNTCRCRNTCLSCRIPKCQCFSCWNSRCFDDCTCRLPRCCIPEFTLCLSWPSCFSCLSRPSCLTCSCSCANPCSIPCSCPSIQCRYPKCLKVKYPKCLEVNVCSYCDKNCCYPCYFCY; encoded by the exons ATGTCTGATTTAAGGAGGAATGGCTCTGTGTCAACGCTGCCGCTGCCGCGGCCTAAATCGCCGCCCAAGTACCCTGATTTGTACGGGAAACGGCGGGAGTTGGCCaagattcagattttggagaggGACATTGGTTTTCTTGAG GAAGAGCTGAAAGCTGTTGAAGGCCTTCCACCGGCTTCAAGATCTTGTAAAGA GGTTGCAGATTTCGTGGCAGCGAATGCAGATCCTCTAATACCTAT AACCAAGAAGATTAGCAGATCGCGCCGCTTCTGGAAATGGCTCTGCGG TGGATTATCATGCTTCAGTATATCATGGATTTTCTGTTGCTGTCAACACTGCGCATGCGATCTTGAGATGCCACACTGCCCCGAATGCAATACATGTCGTTGCAGAAACACATGTTTGAGCTGCCGAATCCCAAAATGTCAATGTTTTTCGTGCTGGAATAGCCGATGTTTCGACGACTGTACATGTAGATTGCCTCGCTGCTGCATTCCCGAGTTTACTTTGTGCTTAAGTTGGCCTTCGTGTTTCTCGTGTTTGTCTCGGCCTTCGTGCTTAACGTGCTCTTGTTCTTGTGCGAACCCTTGCTCTATCCCGTGCTCTTGTCCGAGCATTCAGTGTAGATATCCTAAATGTCTCAAGGTAAAATATCCTAAGTGTCTTGAGGTAAATGTATGTTCGTATTGTGACAAAAACTGCTGCTACCCTTGCTACTTTTGTTATtag
- the LOC140991012 gene encoding serine/threonine-protein phosphatase 7 long form homolog isoform X1 gives MAENTDNVLYLRGKHISNNINAENMDALIPPRRSDKCLWRLLNAGIHLRVRLCLARMGFYGVIQCGPIKYYDNHLLTAIVERWRRETHTFHLTVGEATITLQDVALIWGLNIDGMPITGVDTAYNKNTLQQRCATWLGFTPTSSQIKGGHLYLTALLDHCLNNMINDQSTEEDVAQYSRCVALMIIGGCMFPDSESAAVKLMYLQFLEDIEIVNTFSWGSAVLAYLYRELCDTSMGLKVDLCGPVQILQIWVWSRITLLSPDRAQQLSMSAEHAGDVLQGLPFPPYGARWRRGFSWTHTAHHSVRIMRDMLDRMVEGQFLWTVYDIESPEVGRILDGNRIHLCRSACALINFHIVEMHRPERCLRQFGMRQGIPPHANNFDNFHKLTRQGRNNCDWATYHKDFVEMWNDRYNFVIGGDYVIPGSPAITVDYIGWYHRISQIVLSPPVVPPNIMGYHPVDANYRQFITRPAHVQYPPMWTGNEFEPGPSSSNMAYTTPPVVSSFPSYDAGYYTPFAGSFTQFLQSDFRPGMSESRPTFNTSPIQFEQYSDTEGYEVGGNIADTSTSAAQTSTHGDDEQMLGRGRRVIRRPPCGTGGHRYHRH, from the exons atggctGAAAATACGGATAATGTGTTGTATTTGCGGGGTAAACacatatcaaataatatcaatgCTGAAAACATGGATGCACTAATTCCGCCACGTCGGTCTGACAAATGTCTTTGGAGATTACTTAATGCTGGGATTCACCTCCGTGTCCGCCTATGTCTTGCACGCATGGGCTTCTATGGTGTCATTCAGTGTGGTCCaattaaatattatgataatcATTTGCTTACAGCCATTGTTGAGAGATGGCGTCGTGAGACACACACATTTCACCTTACAGTGGGCGAGGCAACAATCACCCTACAGGACGTTGCCCTTATTTGGGGGTTGAATATTGATGGCATGCCCATCACTGGTGTAGATACCGCGTACAACAAAAATACTTTACAACAACGCTGCGCTACTTGGTTGGGTTTTACTCCTACATCTTCGCAGATTAAAGGTGGACATCTTTATCTCACCGCTTTGCTAGACCATTGCctaaataatatgattaatgATCAAAGCACTGAAGAGGACGTAGCACAATATTCCCGTTGTGTTGCATTAATGATCATTGGTGGATGTATGTTTCCGGACTCGGAAAGTGCTGCTGTGAAACTTATGTATTTGCAGTTTCTTGAGGATATAGAAATAGTGAATACGTTTAGCTGGGGTTCTGCTGTGTTGGCATATCTTTATAGAGAGTTGTGCGACACATCAATGGGATTAAAGGTTGATTTGTGTGGCCCTGTTCAGATATTGCAG ATTTGGGTGTGGTCTAGAATTACTCTTCTTTCCCCCGATAGAGCGCAACAACTATCTATGTCAGCAGAGCATGCTGGAGATGTGCTTCAGGGTCTACCATTCCCACCATACGGCGCACG GTGGAGACGCGGTTTCTCTTGGACACATACGGCCCATCATTCTGTCCGTATAATGAGAGATATGCTTGACAGGATGGTAGAAGGGCAG TTTCTATGGACAGTTTATGATATTGAATCCCCGGAGGTTGGCAGAATTCTTGATGGAAATAGAATTCATCTATGTCGGTCGGCATGCGCATTGATCAATTTTCATATAGTTGAGATGCATAGACCAGAGCGGTGTCTCCGACAGTTTGGAATGCGTCAGGGTATTCCGCCACATGCTAATAACTTCGACAATTTCCATAAACTGACGCGACAAGGCCGGAACAACTGTGATTGGGCGACATATCACAAAGATTTTGTAGAAATGTGGAATGATAGATATAATTTTGTGATTGGTGGGGATTATGTCATACCTGGTTCACCCGCCATCACAGTGGACTATATTGGTTGGTATCATCGCATTTCACAAATAGTGCTCTCGCCGCCAGTGGTACCTCCAAACATCATGGGCTACCATCCTGTTGATGCAAACTACCGACAATTTATC ACACGCCCAGCTCATGTGCAATATCCACCGATGTGGACAGGAAATGAGTTTGAACCCGGACCATCATCTTCAAATATGGCATACACTACTCCGCCAGTGGTTTCAAGCTTTCCATCGTATGACGCTGGTTACTACACTCCATTTGCTGGTAGTTTTACGCAATTTTTACAAAGTGACTTTCGACCGGGTATGAGTGAGAGTCGCCCTACATTTAACACGTCGCCCATACAATTTGAACAATATTCTGATACAGAAGGGTATGAGGTTGGTGGGAACATTGCCGATACCAGTACATCTGCAGCCCAAACAAGTACGCATGGAGATGATGAACAGATGTTAGGTCGTGGACGTAGAGTAATCAGAAGACCACCGTGTGGCACTGGAGGGCATCGTTACCATCGACATTAA
- the LOC140991012 gene encoding serine/threonine-protein phosphatase 7 long form homolog isoform X2: MAENTDNVLYLRGKHISNNINAENMDALIPPRRSDKCLWRLLNAGIHLRVRLCLARMGFYGVIQCGPIKYYDNHLLTAIVERWRRETHTFHLTVGEATITLQDVALIWGLNIDGMPITGVDTAYNKNTLQQRCATWLGFTPTSSQIKGGHLYLTALLDHCLNNMINDQSTEEDVAQYSRCVALMIIGGCMFPDSESAAVKLMYLQFLEDIEIVNTFSWGSAVLAYLYRELCDTSMGLKVDLCGPVQILQIWVWSRITLLSPDRAQQLSMSAEHAGDVLQGLPFPPYGARWRRGFSWTHTAHHSVRIMRDMLDRMVEGQFLWTVYDIESPEVGRILDGNRIHLCRSACALINFHIVEMHRPERCLRQFGMRQGIPPHANNFDNFHKLTRQGRNNCDWATYHKDFVEMWNDRYNFVIGGDYVIPGSPAITVDYIGWYHRISQIVLSPPVVPPNIMGYHPVDANYRQFIVRHVQFIYICTHAQLMCNIHRCGQEMSLNPDHHLQIWHTLLRQWFQAFHRMTLVTTLHLLVVLRNFYKVTFDRV; the protein is encoded by the exons atggctGAAAATACGGATAATGTGTTGTATTTGCGGGGTAAACacatatcaaataatatcaatgCTGAAAACATGGATGCACTAATTCCGCCACGTCGGTCTGACAAATGTCTTTGGAGATTACTTAATGCTGGGATTCACCTCCGTGTCCGCCTATGTCTTGCACGCATGGGCTTCTATGGTGTCATTCAGTGTGGTCCaattaaatattatgataatcATTTGCTTACAGCCATTGTTGAGAGATGGCGTCGTGAGACACACACATTTCACCTTACAGTGGGCGAGGCAACAATCACCCTACAGGACGTTGCCCTTATTTGGGGGTTGAATATTGATGGCATGCCCATCACTGGTGTAGATACCGCGTACAACAAAAATACTTTACAACAACGCTGCGCTACTTGGTTGGGTTTTACTCCTACATCTTCGCAGATTAAAGGTGGACATCTTTATCTCACCGCTTTGCTAGACCATTGCctaaataatatgattaatgATCAAAGCACTGAAGAGGACGTAGCACAATATTCCCGTTGTGTTGCATTAATGATCATTGGTGGATGTATGTTTCCGGACTCGGAAAGTGCTGCTGTGAAACTTATGTATTTGCAGTTTCTTGAGGATATAGAAATAGTGAATACGTTTAGCTGGGGTTCTGCTGTGTTGGCATATCTTTATAGAGAGTTGTGCGACACATCAATGGGATTAAAGGTTGATTTGTGTGGCCCTGTTCAGATATTGCAG ATTTGGGTGTGGTCTAGAATTACTCTTCTTTCCCCCGATAGAGCGCAACAACTATCTATGTCAGCAGAGCATGCTGGAGATGTGCTTCAGGGTCTACCATTCCCACCATACGGCGCACG GTGGAGACGCGGTTTCTCTTGGACACATACGGCCCATCATTCTGTCCGTATAATGAGAGATATGCTTGACAGGATGGTAGAAGGGCAG TTTCTATGGACAGTTTATGATATTGAATCCCCGGAGGTTGGCAGAATTCTTGATGGAAATAGAATTCATCTATGTCGGTCGGCATGCGCATTGATCAATTTTCATATAGTTGAGATGCATAGACCAGAGCGGTGTCTCCGACAGTTTGGAATGCGTCAGGGTATTCCGCCACATGCTAATAACTTCGACAATTTCCATAAACTGACGCGACAAGGCCGGAACAACTGTGATTGGGCGACATATCACAAAGATTTTGTAGAAATGTGGAATGATAGATATAATTTTGTGATTGGTGGGGATTATGTCATACCTGGTTCACCCGCCATCACAGTGGACTATATTGGTTGGTATCATCGCATTTCACAAATAGTGCTCTCGCCGCCAGTGGTACCTCCAAACATCATGGGCTACCATCCTGTTGATGCAAACTACCGACAATTTATCGTAAGACATGTTCAATTTATCTACATATGTAC ACACGCCCAGCTCATGTGCAATATCCACCGATGTGGACAGGAAATGAGTTTGAACCCGGACCATCATCTTCAAATATGGCATACACTACTCCGCCAGTGGTTTCAAGCTTTCCATCGTATGACGCTGGTTACTACACTCCATTTGCTGGTAGTTTTACGCAATTTTTACAAAGTGACTTTCGACCGGGTATGA
- the LOC140956360 gene encoding protein LURP-one-related 6-like, whose product MFKVLRTRDQSMASKPGGGMMMPIVSKVYCSPDEVVRAVRRRPNVPNGGGFMVADCSQRVVFKVDGCGILGKKEEMILKDGEGNDLLLIRRKASIIEALSITRQWKGFSRDFLGSDKLVFTLKEPNSCFSNNTPIRISAESTEFRTYRNLEIMGDFQRRSCTIVNSDGDVIAQIGVKEEMSSRDLYHVRIKAGIDQAFVFGMIAVLDYIYDGSTRC is encoded by the exons atgttcaAGGTGTTGAGAACAAGAGACCAATCAATGGCTTCTAAACCAGGTGGTGGAATGATGATGCCAATAGTGAGCAAGGTGTATTGTTCGCCTGATGAGGTAGTTCGTGCGGTTAGGAGGCGGCCGAATGTGCCGAATGGTGGTGGATTCATGGTGGCGGATTGTAGCCAAAGGGTTGTTTTTAAAGTGGATGGATGTGGGATTCTTGGCAAGAAAGAAGAGATGATTCTTAAGGATGGGGAGGGAAATGATTTGCTACTTATCAGGAGAAAGGCAT CAATTATTGAAGCACTAAGCATCACAAGACAATGGAAAGGCTTCAGTCGTGACTTCTTGGGATCAGACAAGCTTGTCTTCACCTTAAAAGAaccaaattcatgtttttcgAACAACACTCCCATCAGGATCTCCGCTGAATCAACGGAGTTCCGCACTTACAGAAACCTTGAAATTATGGGTGATTTCCAGCGAAGGTCTTGCACCATTGTCAATTCCGACGGAGATGTAATAGCACAG ATTGGTGTTAAGGAAGAGATGTCAAGCAGGGATTTGTACCATGTAAGAATAAAGGCTGGAATTGATCAAGCCTTTGTTTTCGGAATGATTGCGGTTCTGGATTACATATACGATGGATCCACCAGATGCTGA
- the LOC140991663 gene encoding cation/calcium exchanger 4-like encodes MEFPSRIYCRKRSKFRGIFNWICVLVFLCMFAGQEHIFQSLFSKNPSNNLDQNSHLKKEFLETSVFRRKVFEQSLDLSSENGTQNRESDNQNFILGSGYPTTCSGIYQHEGYDTKCAYLRSNPECNAGGFLGYLEFFYCDCEKFQALGYVVLVIWLLVLFYLLGNTATDYFCCSLEILSNLLKLPPTVSGVTLLPLGNGAPDVFAGIASFVGRDSGDVGLNSVLGAAVFVTCVVVGAVSFSTAGKTVRIDKKCFFRDVGFYIFTLLSLLCILLVGKVSVGGAIAFVSIYLVYGLFVAAKEILRKHGSRLKLGSVVHLLPVTGSALSCENAEDESIYASLLQSDSEGSVPHLKSHIPHCVWPSNETTSKDDHQKKLWGWSEEDSGNDQSLFSCSKLWSWLEFPLMLPRRLTIPIVEEERWSKFYAVASAFFAPVVLAVLWNTQGDSGHLAKGIKYVVGFVVGGILGVLALLYTKTEHPPQKFLLPWVLGGFFMSIIWFYVIANELVALLVAFGVILGIKSTLLALTILAWGNSLGDLMANVAMAMNGGDGVQVAISGCFAGPMFNTLVGLGVSLLIGAWSKKPSVYIIPRDVTLYYTIGFLMLGLVWSLVMLPRNGMRPGKLLGAGLMIIYLCFLTLRASIAISDGMLNGSS; translated from the coding sequence ATGGAATTTCCGAGTCGTATTTATTGTCGTAAGCGCTCGAAATTTCGTGGAATTTTCAATTGGATTTGTGTTTTGGTTTTCCTTTGTATGTTCGCTGGTCAAGAACATATTTTTCAGAGTCTTTTCTCGAAGAATCCTTCTAATAATCTTGACCAAAATTCCCACTTGAAAAAGGAATTTCTTGAAACCTCTGTGTTTCGGAGGAAAGTGTTCGAGCAAAGCCTTGATTTATCCAGTGAAAATGGTACCCAAAACAGGGAGTCGGATAATCAAAATTTCATACTGGGAAGTGGATACCCGACAACGTGCTCTGGAATTTATCAGCACGAGGGTTATGATACCAAATGTGCATACTTGAGAAGCAACCCCGAATGTAACGCCGGGGGATTTCTTGGTTACCTTGAGTTCTTTTACTGTGACTGTGAAAAATTCCAGGCTTTGGGATATGTAGTTCTTGTGATTTGGTTGcttgttttattttatctacTTGGGAATACAGCGACTGATTACTTCTGTTGTTCCCTGGAAATACTTTCCAATCTGTTGAAGTTACCCCCCACAGTTTCAGGGGTGACTCTGCTTCCTTTAGGGAATGGTGCTCCTGATGTGTTTGCTGGTATTGCTTCGTTCGTGGGTCGGGATTCTGGCGACGTGGGTCTGAACAGTGTGTTGGGTGCAGCTGTTTTTGTTACTTGTGTTGTTGTGGGGGCTGTGTCATTTAGCACAGCCGGGAAAACTGTGCGTATCGATAAGAAGTGCTTCTTTCGGGACGTGGGGTTCTATATTTTTACTCTCCTGTCGCTTCTATGTATTTTGCTGGTTGGTAAGGTGAGTGTTGGAGGTGCCATTGCATTCGTTTCGATATACTTGGTTTATGGCCTGTTTGTTGCTGCTAAGGAGATATTGAGAAAGCATGGTAGTAGGCTGAAGTTGGGGTCGGTTGTCCATTTGTTACCTGTTACGGGAAGTGCTTTGTCTTGTGAAAATGCTGAGGATGAATCTATTTATGCTTCGCTGCTTCAGTCTGATTCGGAGGGGAGTGTGCCTCATCTCAAGTCTCACATTCCTCATTGTGTATGGCCTTCAAATGAGACTACGAGTAAAGATGATCATCAGAAGAAATTGTGGGGTTGGAGTGAGGAGGATTCAGGTAATGATCAGTCGTTGTTTTCTTGTTCTAAGTTGTGGTCATGGCTAGAGTTTCCTTTAATGCTCCCTAGACGGCTGACGATACCCATAGTCGAGGAGGAGCGGTGGTCTAAGTTTTACGCCGTGGCTAGTGCCTTTTTTGCACCTGTGGTACTGGCAGTCCTTTGGAACACTCAAGGCGATTCGGGTCATCTAGCTAAAGGAATTAAATATGTTGTCGGTTTTGTTGTTGGTGGTATACTTGGAGTCCTGGCACTATTATACACGAAAACCGAACACCCACCTCAAAAGTTCTTACTTCCTTGGGTTCTGGGTGGATTTTTTATGAGCATAATCTGGTTCTATGTGATTGCCAACGAGCTCGTTGCACTGCTTGTGGCATTTGGTGTTATCCTAGGAATCAAATCAACGCTTCTCGCGCTGACTATCTTGGCATGGGGAAACTCGTTGGGCGATCTCATGGCTAATGTTGCCATGGCGATGAATGGTGGAGATGGTGTGCAGGTTGCTATTTCAGGATGCTTTGCAGGACCTATGTTCAACACGCTTGTAGGTCTGGGCGTTTCTTTACTCATTGGAGCTTGGTCCAAAAAGCCATCTGTGTACATCATTCCACGAGACGTCACCTTATATTACACTATCGGGTTTCTAATGTTGGGGCTCGTTTGGTCCCTCGTTATGTTGCCACGAAATGGTATGCGGCCTGGAAAATTATTGGGAGCCGGCCTGATGATCATTTACTTGTGCTTTTTAACTCTTAGAGCAAGCATTGCTATCAGTGATGGAATGCTCAATGGTTCGAGCTAG